From the genome of Sphingobacterium kitahiroshimense, one region includes:
- a CDS encoding Atu1372/SO_1960 family protein, producing the protein MINLRNILIALISIFSIVAHAQQKKARVLVLIHSDNGSTYELAKEFAKGLESSNQAEAIIKMVKKNEHAKLKEIPVATPNELSSYDGIAFGSPIYFGNMSTAMSEFLSMTVDLWTKHGLEGMPATVFMSAGSGAGKELAIQSIWNSLAVHGMILVSNGIRGNEKIDVKIPQGNTVLGTTSLSSAKNVERPSESERYLIKLQGENFAKIALALKGTFFKSTVPLLENKTTVASTLKQKKITLPEVPRPAGNYKPYIRTGNLIFINQVALKDGKILNPGKLGKELNEQQVKEATRTTMLNVIAVLNEAVGGNLEQVKRCVQLTGIFNTPEGYTKHADLMNVASDLTVDVFGEKGKHARATFGASSIPVNSAVEIQAIFEID; encoded by the coding sequence ATGATTAACTTACGTAATATATTAATCGCATTAATATCAATATTTTCAATTGTAGCACACGCACAACAAAAAAAAGCGCGTGTACTTGTACTCATACATTCCGACAATGGAAGCACTTATGAGCTCGCTAAAGAATTTGCAAAAGGACTAGAAAGTTCCAATCAAGCAGAAGCAATTATCAAAATGGTTAAAAAAAATGAGCATGCAAAATTAAAAGAAATTCCTGTTGCTACCCCAAATGAACTTTCATCATATGATGGAATAGCTTTTGGTTCACCCATTTATTTTGGGAACATGAGTACTGCTATGAGCGAATTTTTATCAATGACTGTCGATCTTTGGACAAAACATGGTTTGGAAGGTATGCCTGCTACCGTTTTCATGTCTGCAGGTAGCGGCGCGGGTAAAGAACTAGCCATTCAATCCATTTGGAATAGCCTCGCTGTACATGGGATGATACTCGTTTCAAATGGCATTCGTGGTAATGAAAAAATTGACGTCAAAATTCCACAAGGTAACACGGTATTGGGTACAACAAGTCTTTCCTCTGCAAAAAATGTCGAAAGACCAAGCGAAAGTGAGCGCTATTTAATTAAGCTCCAAGGTGAAAATTTTGCCAAAATTGCACTTGCCTTAAAAGGCACCTTCTTTAAGAGCACTGTTCCTTTGTTAGAAAATAAAACAACAGTTGCATCAACATTAAAACAAAAAAAGATTACACTACCAGAAGTTCCCCGACCAGCAGGTAATTACAAACCTTACATTCGTACAGGTAATTTAATCTTCATCAACCAGGTAGCGTTAAAAGACGGAAAGATTCTTAACCCTGGAAAATTAGGAAAAGAACTCAACGAACAACAAGTAAAAGAAGCGACCAGAACAACAATGCTGAATGTGATAGCTGTGCTAAACGAAGCTGTTGGCGGAAATCTCGAACAGGTTAAACGCTGTGTTCAGTTAACTGGAATATTCAATACACCCGAAGGTTATACCAAGCATGCTGACTTAATGAACGTAGCCTCTGATCTTACAGTTGATGTTTTCGGAGAAAAAGGAAAGCATGCCCGCGCAACATTTGGTGCATCTTCCATTCCTGTAAATTCTGCTGTTGAAATTCAAGCTATCTTTGAAATTGACTAA
- a CDS encoding helix-turn-helix domain-containing protein, giving the protein MQNDRSKCGLTEQGKGIYVDLIPKDMYVWYEDNWQHDEHEHLHARSQLTFVEEGYQYFHLDRNIYLVPKNHVIWIPSGLKHRVVSEASQVKLMVVLFKSDLENSFFQDIHVFPAPAVLIEMLRYASKWNKLLTEDEEQAIFLKALQISLPNFCKESNYLQIPVPGDQRLLSVCNYINNHYTINLKIEELAAQSTLSIRTLQRLFKKETGITLKKYIQLIRVLKSIELIDRKQHTLSEIGFMVGYKSLAAFTASYYSIMRNHPNRKY; this is encoded by the coding sequence ATGCAAAACGACAGATCGAAATGCGGACTTACGGAACAAGGTAAAGGAATCTATGTAGATCTTATTCCAAAGGATATGTATGTTTGGTATGAAGATAATTGGCAACATGATGAACATGAGCATCTTCATGCGCGAAGTCAATTAACTTTTGTAGAAGAGGGGTACCAGTATTTTCATCTGGATCGTAATATATACCTTGTTCCTAAAAATCATGTTATCTGGATTCCTTCGGGTCTCAAACATCGTGTTGTTTCGGAAGCTTCACAGGTGAAACTTATGGTCGTCTTATTTAAATCTGATTTAGAAAACAGTTTTTTTCAGGACATTCATGTATTTCCTGCACCGGCTGTTTTAATAGAGATGCTTCGGTACGCATCAAAATGGAATAAACTTCTTACTGAGGATGAAGAGCAGGCTATATTCTTAAAAGCATTGCAGATTAGCCTGCCTAATTTTTGCAAAGAGAGCAATTACTTACAAATACCTGTACCTGGAGATCAACGTTTGTTGTCTGTTTGCAATTATATAAATAATCACTATACTATAAACCTTAAAATTGAAGAACTTGCCGCGCAGTCCACATTGTCAATCCGTACACTGCAGCGTTTGTTTAAAAAGGAAACAGGAATAACCTTAAAAAAATACATACAACTTATTCGGGTGCTCAAGAGTATTGAGCTCATAGATAGGAAACAACATACTTTAAGTGAAATCGGTTTTATGGTTGGATATAAAAGTTTAGCTGCTTTTACAGCGTCTTATTATTCCATTATGCGAAATCATCCAAATAGGAAATATTAA
- a CDS encoding oleate hydratase, whose product MKEITSKFEKVLNASSSYGNVNHEPDSSKEQQRNTPQKSMPFSDQIGNYQRNKGIPPKSYQNSKVYIIGSGIAGMSAAYYFIRDGHIPAENIVFLEQLHIDGGSLDGSGNATEGYVIRGGREMDMTYENLWDIFQDIPALEMPEPYSVLDEYRLINDNDSNFSKARLIHNNGEIKDFSKFGLAKLDQLAIIKLLLKKKEDLDNITISDYFSESFLSSNFWTFWRTMFAFENWHSLLELKLYMHRFLHAIDGLNDLSSLVFPKYNQYDTFVTPLRRVLQKKGVNIRLNVLVSDLHIHSNTEGKTVESIITEQDGKEVIIPVGKEDFVIVTTGSMTEDTFYGDNKTAPIIEIDNSTSGQSAGWKLWKNLAAKSEVFGKPEKFCSNIEKSSWESATLTCKPSALIDKLKEYSVNDPYSGKTVTGGIITITDSNWLMSFTCNRQPHFPGQPDDVLVLWVYALFMDKQGNYIKKTMPACTGDEILSELCFHLGIVDQLDDVIKNTIVRTSFMPYITSMFMPRAKGDRPRVVPNGCKNLGLVGQFIETNNDVVFTMESSVRTARIAVYELLNLNKQVPDINPLQYDIRHLLKAAKTLNDDKPFVGEGLLRKVLKGSYFEHILPIGSNENDDHESFVQEQITKFKDWIKGIKG is encoded by the coding sequence ATGAAAGAAATCACCTCAAAATTTGAAAAAGTACTTAATGCATCTAGTTCTTATGGTAATGTAAATCACGAACCCGATTCAAGCAAAGAACAACAGCGAAATACTCCTCAGAAATCAATGCCATTTTCCGATCAAATTGGTAATTATCAACGCAATAAAGGTATTCCCCCAAAATCGTATCAAAATAGTAAAGTGTATATTATTGGAAGTGGTATTGCAGGTATGTCGGCCGCTTACTATTTCATAAGAGATGGACATATTCCTGCAGAAAACATAGTCTTTCTAGAGCAACTTCACATTGATGGCGGTTCCCTGGACGGATCTGGGAATGCTACAGAAGGATATGTGATTCGGGGAGGACGAGAAATGGATATGACCTACGAAAATTTGTGGGACATATTTCAAGATATTCCTGCTCTTGAAATGCCTGAACCTTATTCAGTTCTTGATGAATACCGTTTGATCAATGATAATGACTCCAACTTTTCCAAAGCACGGTTGATCCATAACAATGGAGAAATTAAGGACTTCAGCAAATTTGGATTAGCAAAATTAGACCAGCTTGCTATCATTAAACTTTTATTAAAGAAAAAAGAAGATTTAGACAATATCACGATATCGGATTACTTTAGTGAATCATTTTTGAGCAGTAATTTCTGGACTTTTTGGCGAACCATGTTTGCTTTCGAAAACTGGCATAGTTTATTGGAGCTAAAACTATACATGCATCGCTTTCTACATGCTATTGATGGGCTAAATGACCTATCTTCGCTTGTATTTCCAAAATATAACCAGTACGACACCTTCGTTACACCATTACGCCGTGTATTACAGAAAAAGGGCGTTAATATCAGATTAAATGTATTAGTTAGTGATCTACATATTCACAGCAATACGGAAGGGAAAACCGTCGAAAGTATCATTACTGAACAAGATGGAAAGGAAGTAATCATTCCAGTAGGAAAGGAAGATTTTGTGATCGTTACTACAGGCTCTATGACCGAAGATACGTTTTATGGCGACAATAAAACAGCACCCATTATTGAAATCGATAACAGTACAAGTGGACAAAGTGCCGGATGGAAATTATGGAAAAATCTCGCTGCTAAGTCGGAAGTATTTGGAAAACCAGAGAAATTTTGTAGTAATATTGAAAAGTCATCGTGGGAATCAGCTACATTAACTTGTAAACCTTCTGCTTTAATTGATAAACTGAAGGAATATTCGGTAAACGATCCATATTCTGGAAAAACAGTTACTGGAGGTATAATTACGATTACAGATTCCAATTGGTTGATGAGTTTTACCTGCAATAGGCAACCCCATTTCCCTGGACAACCTGACGATGTACTCGTTCTATGGGTATATGCATTGTTTATGGATAAACAAGGTAACTACATCAAAAAAACAATGCCAGCATGTACAGGAGATGAAATTTTGAGCGAATTATGTTTTCATCTAGGTATTGTGGATCAATTGGATGATGTGATTAAAAACACCATAGTAAGAACCTCATTCATGCCATACATTACCTCCATGTTTATGCCTCGCGCCAAAGGAGACCGCCCAAGAGTAGTCCCAAATGGTTGCAAAAATTTAGGCCTTGTGGGGCAATTTATTGAAACAAATAATGATGTCGTGTTCACCATGGAAAGTTCGGTGAGAACAGCACGAATCGCAGTATATGAATTACTGAACCTGAATAAACAAGTTCCAGATATTAATCCTTTACAATATGATATCCGCCACCTCTTGAAAGCGGCTAAAACTTTGAACGACGATAAGCCTTTCGTTGGAGAAGGTCTATTAAGAAAGGTGTTAAAAGGTTCATACTTTGAACATATTTTACCAATAGGAAGTAACGAAAATGATGATCATGAATCTTTTGTGCAAGAACAGATCACCAAGTTTAAAGACTGGATAAAAGGTATAAAAGGCTAA
- a CDS encoding DUF1080 domain-containing protein produces the protein MKKNAIVKAVFIGAMLSNGVFSYAQMNTDTEKGWMSLFDGKTLNGWKSVGGKAPYSVEGDAIVGRMTKGTPNSFLITDKEYGDFILELDVKLEGDQTNSGIQTRSHLDPTAYGGLGRVYGRQVEIDPTSRSWTGGIYDEARRSWLYPLDLNENAKKAYKQEEYNHIRIEAIGDELRTWVNDIPVSYVVDTIDRSGFIGLQVHSIPEKLDGKKVYFKNIKIQTSNLKSRAFPRDIYIVNLKPNDVVASEKKNGVKLLFDGKSSNGWRSVNGAKFPEKGWEVKDGQLMVLKSNGGESTNGGDIVTKDKYKVFDLSFEFKLSPGANSGVKYFVTLKEKTKGSAIGLEYQVLDDKLHPDAKLGRDGNRTLASLYDLMTSNQDGRARRPIGEWNRGRVVVTADNKVEHYLNGVKMLSYERGSKEFKDLVAKSKYKDWVNFGEANEGYILLQDHGDQVSFRSIKINASN, from the coding sequence ATGAAAAAAAATGCAATTGTCAAAGCAGTCTTTATCGGTGCAATGTTAAGTAATGGCGTATTCTCATATGCTCAGATGAATACAGATACAGAAAAAGGGTGGATGAGTCTATTTGATGGGAAAACATTAAATGGCTGGAAATCTGTAGGAGGCAAGGCACCCTATTCTGTAGAAGGGGATGCTATTGTTGGACGGATGACTAAAGGGACACCTAATTCATTTTTAATCACCGATAAGGAATACGGTGATTTTATATTAGAGCTAGATGTGAAACTTGAGGGAGACCAAACAAATTCGGGTATTCAGACACGGAGTCATTTAGACCCTACTGCGTATGGCGGACTTGGCCGGGTGTATGGTCGTCAGGTTGAAATTGATCCTACTTCAAGATCATGGACTGGTGGAATATATGATGAGGCACGTCGTAGTTGGCTTTATCCGCTGGATCTAAATGAAAATGCAAAGAAGGCTTATAAGCAAGAAGAATATAATCATATCCGCATTGAAGCTATTGGAGATGAGTTACGTACCTGGGTAAATGATATTCCGGTCTCCTATGTCGTGGATACAATTGACCGATCTGGATTTATAGGTCTACAAGTACATAGTATACCTGAGAAATTAGATGGAAAGAAGGTTTACTTTAAAAATATCAAGATCCAAACTTCTAATTTAAAATCTCGTGCTTTTCCTAGAGATATTTACATCGTAAATCTAAAACCTAACGACGTAGTTGCTTCTGAGAAAAAAAATGGAGTTAAATTGCTATTTGACGGAAAGAGCAGCAATGGGTGGCGTAGTGTTAATGGGGCAAAATTTCCGGAAAAGGGTTGGGAAGTAAAAGATGGGCAATTAATGGTTTTGAAGTCCAATGGTGGTGAGTCCACTAATGGTGGTGATATTGTGACAAAAGATAAATATAAGGTTTTTGATCTATCATTTGAATTTAAACTCAGTCCGGGAGCTAATAGCGGCGTTAAATATTTTGTAACACTCAAAGAGAAGACAAAAGGATCTGCTATAGGCTTGGAGTATCAGGTGTTGGACGATAAGTTGCATCCAGACGCAAAGTTAGGTAGAGATGGCAATCGTACATTGGCTTCACTGTATGATTTGATGACATCAAATCAAGATGGACGTGCTCGCAGACCAATTGGTGAGTGGAATAGAGGTCGTGTTGTAGTGACTGCCGATAATAAAGTTGAACACTATTTGAATGGTGTTAAAATGTTGAGCTATGAACGAGGTTCTAAAGAATTTAAGGACTTGGTTGCAAAAAGCAAATATAAGGATTGGGTGAATTTTGGAGAGGCTAATGAAGGTTATATTCTATTGCAGGATCATGGCGATCAAGTATCATTCCGAAGTATTAAAATCAATGCTAGTAACTAA
- a CDS encoding Gfo/Idh/MocA family protein: MNHYLSRRSFMKKSALAGGAVLMANSVFGNINLAKPNERVNLACVGLGNRAGEIIKSLYKTGLCNIVALCDVDLGAKHTQEILSMFPDVPRFKDFRIMFDKMSNQIDAVSIGTPDFSHFAVTMLALDLGKHVYVEKPMARTFLEVELMTNKAKKSPKLVTQMGNQGHSEANYFQFKAWKDAGIIKDVTRIDAHMNMPRRWHGWDVHMKRFPAATAVPQTLDWDLWQMQTMGHDYNKDFVNGQWRCWYDFGMGALGDWGAHILDTAHEFLNLGLPTEITAVNLEGHNSYFFPMSSTLKFHFPKRRRMPAVDINWYDGLNNLPPIPEGYGVSGLDPNIPAPSTGKLEPAKLNQVKLSIVKIFYLKAVHMEVRYKSFQNLKRKNCSQSYLWYQIRHQTILLIS, encoded by the coding sequence ATGAATCATTATTTATCGCGTAGAAGTTTTATGAAAAAATCTGCGTTAGCGGGTGGAGCTGTATTAATGGCAAATAGTGTATTTGGAAACATTAATTTGGCGAAGCCTAATGAACGTGTTAATTTAGCTTGCGTAGGTTTGGGAAACAGAGCTGGAGAAATCATCAAATCGTTGTATAAGACCGGTTTATGTAATATTGTTGCCCTTTGCGATGTTGATCTGGGCGCTAAACATACACAGGAGATTCTTTCGATGTTTCCTGATGTACCCCGATTTAAGGATTTCAGAATTATGTTTGATAAAATGTCTAATCAGATTGATGCTGTAAGTATTGGAACACCTGATTTTTCCCATTTCGCGGTTACAATGTTAGCTTTAGATCTTGGGAAGCATGTCTACGTAGAAAAACCTATGGCAAGAACTTTTCTTGAAGTTGAATTGATGACAAATAAAGCAAAGAAATCCCCCAAGCTAGTCACGCAGATGGGTAATCAGGGACATTCGGAAGCTAATTATTTTCAATTTAAAGCATGGAAAGATGCTGGAATTATTAAGGATGTGACGCGTATTGATGCACACATGAATATGCCTCGTAGATGGCATGGTTGGGATGTGCATATGAAAAGGTTTCCAGCTGCTACAGCTGTTCCTCAGACATTGGATTGGGATCTGTGGCAGATGCAGACTATGGGGCATGACTATAATAAAGATTTCGTCAATGGGCAATGGCGATGCTGGTATGATTTTGGCATGGGCGCACTTGGTGATTGGGGAGCACATATATTGGATACTGCTCATGAATTTCTTAATCTGGGTTTACCTACTGAAATTACAGCCGTTAATCTGGAAGGACATAATTCATATTTCTTTCCGATGTCTTCTACACTTAAGTTTCATTTTCCAAAAAGAAGGAGAATGCCTGCAGTAGATATTAATTGGTACGATGGATTGAACAATCTTCCTCCGATACCTGAAGGTTATGGTGTTTCAGGATTAGATCCAAATATTCCTGCACCAAGTACAGGGAAGCTTGAACCAGCAAAATTGAACCAGGTAAAATTATCTATAGTAAAGATCTTCTATTTAAAGGCGGTTCACATGGAAGTACGTTACAAATCATTCCAGAATCTAAAGCGCAAGAACTGCAGTCAAAGTTACCTGTGGTACCAAATTCGCCATCAGACCATTTTGCTAATTTCTTAA
- a CDS encoding epimerase — protein sequence MTNSKIKVIITGASGMVGEGVLQECIADDKVQSILVIGRKPCGYSGGKIKEILHSDFSTISVISDQLKEYDACFFCAGISSLGINEDQFTKITYDLTLSFAKTFAEVNPNSIFCYISGAGTDSSEKGKQMWARVKGKTENDLLKLPFKSVYNFRPAFMKPNKGAKNVKGFYRVINAIFPLLRAFNKNYFLTLQEVGKAMINITVNGYPSHTIEVKDIAILANNK from the coding sequence ATGACTAATTCCAAAATTAAAGTGATCATCACCGGCGCAAGTGGAATGGTCGGAGAAGGTGTCCTACAGGAATGCATTGCTGATGATAAAGTTCAAAGTATTCTTGTCATTGGTAGAAAACCTTGTGGATATTCGGGAGGGAAAATTAAGGAAATCCTGCACAGCGACTTTAGTACTATCTCCGTTATTTCTGATCAATTAAAAGAATATGACGCATGTTTTTTCTGTGCCGGAATTTCATCTTTAGGCATAAATGAAGATCAATTTACCAAGATTACTTATGATCTAACCTTAAGTTTTGCAAAAACCTTTGCTGAGGTCAATCCCAATAGCATATTTTGCTACATATCTGGAGCGGGTACGGATAGCAGTGAAAAAGGGAAACAAATGTGGGCAAGAGTAAAAGGAAAAACAGAAAATGATCTTTTGAAACTTCCTTTTAAATCTGTTTACAATTTCAGACCAGCATTTATGAAACCCAATAAAGGGGCTAAAAATGTAAAAGGATTTTACAGAGTAATTAACGCTATTTTTCCATTATTGAGAGCATTCAATAAAAACTATTTTTTAACGTTACAAGAGGTAGGAAAAGCGATGATAAATATTACTGTTAACGGATATCCATCACATACTATAGAAGTTAAGGATATCGCAATTCTTGCTAATAATAAATAA
- a CDS encoding universal stress protein: MKSILILTDFSSATEQTIGYIKENGLQLGIQRILIYHSFGPQGIDTLVPDGIKIPILGDEHQLFENSIATLQKLRNELLEVLQDVEIDVLIDSKPVVEAVHEIVQEKNIDLVVLGINGSDDGGKNSVGKIPAHLMKNHSLDLLLVPSNSKSYRMDNVMLACDLKNIVQILPYKKLKEFVRDLNAHLFVVNVGEENDMDAVSLVQEQTVLHELIDDLNPEFHYLKSKDTVPVLLQFAQSKQVGLIVAVPLKRGFLENLFHKSETKKLTLNTSIPLLLMHKR; this comes from the coding sequence ATGAAGTCTATTCTTATTCTCACCGATTTTTCTTCCGCTACAGAGCAAACAATAGGTTATATCAAAGAAAATGGATTACAGCTTGGTATACAACGGATATTGATTTATCATTCATTTGGCCCCCAAGGTATTGACACATTGGTGCCTGATGGGATTAAAATTCCTATTTTAGGTGATGAACATCAATTATTTGAAAATTCAATTGCCACACTTCAAAAATTACGCAATGAATTATTAGAAGTATTGCAAGATGTCGAGATCGATGTTCTGATTGACTCTAAACCTGTTGTTGAGGCTGTTCATGAAATCGTACAGGAGAAGAATATTGATCTTGTCGTATTAGGTATAAATGGAAGTGATGATGGGGGTAAAAACAGTGTTGGAAAAATACCTGCCCATTTAATGAAAAACCATAGTTTAGATCTTCTGCTTGTTCCTTCAAACTCGAAATCATATCGTATGGATAATGTAATGCTGGCTTGCGACCTAAAAAATATTGTTCAAATTCTTCCTTATAAGAAGCTAAAAGAGTTTGTACGTGATCTAAACGCACATCTTTTTGTAGTCAATGTTGGTGAGGAAAATGATATGGATGCGGTATCTTTAGTACAGGAGCAGACCGTTTTACATGAGCTTATCGATGATCTCAATCCTGAGTTTCACTATTTAAAAAGTAAAGATACCGTGCCGGTTTTACTACAATTTGCACAGTCTAAACAAGTTGGGCTCATTGTTGCAGTACCTCTTAAAAGAGGTTTTTTAGAAAATTTATTTCATAAAAGCGAAACAAAAAAGTTAACATTAAATACCAGTATTCCATTATTACTGATGCATAAAAGGTAA
- a CDS encoding DUF1304 domain-containing protein, with protein MEGIIGITAKIVIGIVAVEHLYILWLEMFAWETKGKETFRSLPKHLFKDTKVLAANQGLYNGFLSAGLFWSLLIGDSLWQHNIALFFLSCVFIAGIYGGATAEKGIFFKQALPALIGIILLLLS; from the coding sequence ATGGAAGGAATTATTGGAATTACAGCAAAAATTGTGATTGGTATTGTTGCTGTAGAACATCTTTATATTTTATGGTTAGAGATGTTTGCATGGGAAACCAAGGGTAAGGAAACATTTAGATCTTTACCTAAACACTTATTTAAGGATACCAAAGTTCTAGCCGCAAATCAAGGCCTCTACAACGGCTTCTTATCTGCTGGTCTTTTTTGGTCGCTTTTAATAGGAGACTCTTTATGGCAACATAATATAGCTTTGTTTTTTCTAAGTTGTGTTTTTATAGCGGGTATTTATGGGGGTGCAACAGCAGAAAAAGGTATTTTTTTTAAGCAAGCATTACCAGCTTTGATTGGAATTATACTTCTATTATTAAGTTAG